The following proteins come from a genomic window of Frankia casuarinae:
- a CDS encoding PucR family transcriptional regulator — MSDDRVRELTAALEHDEGLVDPTIKRVRREIPAYEVVPTEALVTSIHRNVVLACRTLRAGVVPPSSEIWQAERTTLERLRQGVPIEDIMGGFRICIASIQDRLVDRAQEFGVDHPESLTLTSLLWKLSDVFSARAASAYREYGLSHAVADRRRRDEWLAGLLAGTLSPTQIEQGCIRYHVRRDTRLRAVCTATLSEAELDQALNLINQGCRRSNMVLLLVPSQGRLVGIVSGPPPAVPGLLVAAGPEGPLGRVAASFSVANDVLAAARLRHDEGVHTLESLGWRVAVPRAADVTALMRARYLQPLRDTGAFGEEVVESLRCYLANGRNIPRTAEALHVHVNTLRYRLARFEELTGRSLDDTDTLVELSWAFHAETAAPPVS, encoded by the coding sequence ATGTCCGACGACCGTGTGCGAGAACTCACCGCTGCGCTGGAACACGACGAGGGACTGGTGGATCCCACGATCAAGCGTGTCCGGCGCGAGATCCCGGCCTATGAGGTGGTCCCGACCGAGGCGCTGGTGACGAGCATCCACCGCAACGTCGTGCTGGCGTGCCGCACCCTGCGGGCGGGCGTCGTGCCGCCGAGCTCGGAGATCTGGCAGGCCGAGCGCACAACGCTGGAACGGCTCCGGCAGGGCGTGCCGATCGAGGACATCATGGGCGGCTTCCGCATCTGCATAGCGAGTATCCAGGACCGGCTGGTGGATCGCGCCCAGGAGTTCGGGGTCGACCACCCCGAGTCGCTCACTCTCACCTCGCTGCTGTGGAAGCTGAGTGACGTGTTCTCCGCTCGTGCGGCGAGCGCCTACCGTGAGTACGGCCTGTCGCATGCGGTGGCGGACCGAAGGCGCAGGGACGAATGGCTCGCCGGGCTGCTCGCCGGCACCCTGTCTCCGACGCAGATTGAGCAGGGGTGCATCCGCTACCACGTGCGGCGCGACACACGCCTGCGGGCGGTGTGCACTGCCACCCTGTCGGAAGCGGAGCTGGACCAGGCCCTCAACCTGATCAACCAGGGGTGCCGGCGCAGCAACATGGTCCTGCTCCTGGTGCCCTCCCAAGGCCGGCTCGTGGGGATCGTGTCGGGGCCGCCACCCGCGGTCCCGGGGCTGCTGGTCGCCGCCGGGCCCGAGGGGCCGCTGGGCCGGGTCGCGGCGTCCTTCTCGGTGGCCAACGACGTATTGGCCGCGGCCCGACTGCGCCACGACGAGGGCGTGCACACCCTCGAGAGCCTCGGCTGGCGGGTGGCCGTGCCGCGTGCGGCGGACGTGACCGCACTGATGCGGGCCCGCTACCTCCAGCCGCTCCGGGACACCGGTGCGTTCGGGGAGGAAGTCGTCGAGTCGCTCCGCTGCTACCTGGCCAATGGCCGTAACATCCCGCGGACCGCCGAGGCGCTGCATGTACACGTCAACACGCTGCGCTACCGACTAGCCCGGTTCGAGGAGCTGACCGGGCGGTCCCTGGACGACACCGACACCCTGGTGGAACTGTCCTGGGCCTTCCATGCGGAGACGGCAGCCCCGCCGGTTTCGTAG
- a CDS encoding MFS transporter, producing the protein MTATTGLRERTNHYRQLLAASVGNAVEWFDWYIYSMLAVYFSTQFFPASPGGSLVPLMSTLAIFAVGFFARPVGALILGILADRIGRRRTLSTTIMGMGLGSLIIGLAPTYKQVGVAAPALLLLARLIQGASAGGEYAAGSAFLIESAPAGRRGLYSSFFYISATSANLAAIGISALLASTLDSQNMTSWGWRIPFLLGSVAAMVGMWIRTHAKETLTQTADEPAGARRADMFEFLRRHPRESLQVFGLTAAPALVFYVWTAYLPTYANITVGSNLKHGLLSGVVALTIFLALQPVFGAISDRVGRRPMLLIFGTFFVVGTVPMLALLDGSTTRLLLVQIMGLVFLACWSCISSAVVAELFPARLRSSGIGFPYALSVALFGGTGPYVATYLVDIGHAASFGWYVTAVALVSTVVFSRLPETAHRPLH; encoded by the coding sequence ATGACAGCAACAACCGGCCTCCGGGAGCGGACCAACCACTATCGGCAGCTCCTGGCCGCCTCCGTCGGCAACGCCGTCGAATGGTTCGACTGGTACATCTACTCGATGCTTGCGGTGTACTTCTCCACGCAGTTCTTCCCGGCCAGCCCGGGAGGCAGCCTGGTGCCGCTGATGTCGACCTTAGCGATCTTCGCCGTCGGATTCTTCGCCCGCCCGGTCGGAGCGCTGATCCTCGGGATTCTCGCCGACCGGATCGGCCGCCGCAGGACGCTCAGCACCACGATTATGGGCATGGGCCTGGGCAGTCTCATCATCGGGCTTGCCCCCACCTACAAGCAGGTCGGGGTCGCCGCCCCGGCACTGCTCCTGCTGGCCCGGCTGATCCAGGGTGCCTCCGCGGGGGGCGAGTATGCCGCGGGAAGCGCGTTTCTCATCGAGTCCGCGCCGGCTGGCCGTCGGGGACTGTACTCGAGCTTCTTCTACATCAGTGCGACCTCGGCCAACCTGGCGGCGATCGGGATCAGCGCCTTACTCGCCAGCACGCTGGACTCGCAGAACATGACCAGCTGGGGCTGGAGGATCCCCTTCCTGCTCGGCTCGGTCGCGGCCATGGTCGGCATGTGGATCCGGACGCACGCCAAGGAGACCCTCACCCAGACGGCGGACGAGCCGGCCGGTGCCCGTCGTGCCGACATGTTCGAGTTCCTCCGCCGGCACCCCAGGGAATCCCTCCAGGTGTTCGGGCTGACCGCGGCCCCGGCCCTGGTGTTCTATGTATGGACCGCCTATCTGCCGACGTACGCGAACATCACGGTGGGCTCCAACCTCAAGCACGGCCTGCTCTCCGGTGTCGTCGCGCTGACCATCTTCCTCGCCCTGCAGCCGGTCTTCGGAGCGATCTCGGACCGCGTCGGCAGGCGGCCGATGCTGCTCATCTTCGGCACCTTCTTCGTGGTCGGCACGGTTCCGATGCTGGCCCTACTGGACGGCTCGACCACCAGACTGCTCCTGGTTCAGATCATGGGGCTGGTGTTCCTCGCCTGCTGGTCGTGCATCTCGAGCGCGGTGGTCGCCGAGCTGTTCCCGGCGCGCCTGCGCAGCTCCGGTATCGGGTTCCCCTATGCGCTCTCCGTCGCCCTCTTCGGCGGCACCGGCCCCTACGTCGCCACCTACCTCGTGGACATCGGCCACGCCGCCTCCTTCGGCTGGTACGTCACCGCCGTCGCCCTGGTCAGCACCGTGGTCTTCAGCCGGCTCCCCGAGACCGCGCACCGGCCCCTGCACTGA